A part of Hydrogenobacter sp. T-8 genomic DNA contains:
- a CDS encoding LPS-assembly protein LptD has translation MLLLILFLLSFSLSFSLEVLSQSLERLPDGTFRATGDVEAYYREYYIKADFMTYDPGKRLVYARGNVYIKSVDGRLEVRGTESFLDLEKDVGYFLDAEGRFEKFNFTAKRVNKRGEEYEVEEGSITTCPPDKKEMRLCFSRAHISQRYVFSQNNSLRLFNIPLAYLPISLFPVGERRSGVLPPIIGSNTYNTLIYQQPIYWVISKNKDATLTLDFRDRQAKGFAIEYRQSMKRELDLLANLSLYKEPTPPGKWWQGRDPSTFRENRYRIKADLNLGDLKAGVDLLSDPYFMQDVYFTTRERTVPYLSSYISYKREWDRFFLAFDLRRFYDTTSPNNKETLQRLPEIGFYLKDNPLLQNLYFNLSVSYTNFYREEGLRAHRLLLFPEFSIPKQLFGLNLLSILTVENIAYLDVKGGDFKDKGLFGSVRYRESLPYFYKLTLGRFDLRNTFELSYSYRPKSFNNPRFDDLDSIDKENLLSYTLRSYGYYKEKLLYSLFLSGGYSYLGKFTYAGQEVREKFLPIRTVFWLYPTGWIRFSSDSVYDPVHGRLLKTIGSLTLAGEGKSITLGRTMERNYDGSKLNDQYNLSAFALLFKNMNLSFSLIRDNRINKDLQRQIGLDYRGACWSLGLLLRDIYDGTRKTYIKEVFLAFNIFDLQRFTVPLKR, from the coding sequence ATGCTCCTTCTTATTCTCTTTCTTTTGTCCTTTTCCCTTTCCTTCTCTCTTGAAGTTCTTTCCCAAAGCCTTGAGAGGTTGCCCGATGGAACTTTTAGAGCTACTGGTGACGTAGAGGCCTATTACAGGGAATATTATATAAAAGCGGATTTTATGACCTATGACCCAGGAAAAAGGCTAGTTTATGCCAGAGGTAATGTTTATATAAAGTCCGTGGACGGCAGGCTTGAAGTAAGGGGAACAGAGTCCTTTCTTGACCTTGAGAAGGATGTGGGATACTTCCTGGATGCAGAAGGTAGATTTGAAAAGTTTAATTTTACTGCGAAAAGGGTAAACAAGAGGGGAGAGGAGTATGAGGTAGAAGAAGGCTCTATAACCACCTGTCCACCGGATAAAAAGGAGATGAGACTATGCTTTTCAAGGGCACACATATCTCAAAGGTATGTTTTCAGTCAGAACAACTCCCTCAGGCTCTTTAACATACCCCTTGCCTACCTTCCGATTAGTCTCTTCCCCGTTGGGGAGAGAAGGTCTGGGGTCCTGCCCCCCATCATAGGCTCAAACACCTACAACACCCTTATCTACCAGCAACCCATCTATTGGGTCATATCAAAAAATAAGGATGCTACTTTGACCCTTGACTTCAGAGACAGGCAGGCAAAAGGCTTTGCCATTGAATACCGTCAGTCCATGAAAAGGGAGCTGGACCTTCTTGCTAACCTCTCCCTTTACAAAGAGCCTACACCGCCTGGTAAATGGTGGCAAGGAAGGGACCCATCCACCTTTAGGGAAAATCGCTACCGTATAAAGGCTGACCTGAACCTGGGAGACCTAAAGGCTGGTGTGGACCTTCTTTCGGACCCCTACTTTATGCAAGATGTCTACTTTACCACACGGGAAAGAACAGTGCCCTACCTTAGCTCTTACATAAGCTACAAAAGGGAGTGGGATAGATTCTTTTTGGCTTTTGACCTTAGAAGGTTCTATGACACCACCTCACCCAACAACAAGGAGACCCTCCAGAGGCTTCCCGAAATAGGGTTCTATCTGAAGGATAATCCTTTACTGCAAAATCTCTACTTTAACCTGAGCGTTTCCTATACGAACTTTTACAGGGAAGAGGGACTTAGAGCTCACAGACTTCTTCTATTTCCAGAATTTTCAATACCAAAACAGCTTTTTGGTCTTAACCTGCTTTCTATCCTTACTGTGGAAAACATTGCCTATTTAGATGTTAAAGGAGGAGACTTTAAAGATAAAGGCCTATTTGGAAGCGTTCGTTATAGAGAAAGCCTCCCCTATTTTTATAAGCTCACTCTCGGAAGGTTTGACCTTAGGAACACTTTTGAACTCTCCTATTCCTATAGGCCCAAGAGCTTTAATAACCCTAGATTTGACGACCTTGACAGTATAGACAAGGAGAACCTTCTTTCCTATACCCTTAGAAGCTACGGTTATTACAAAGAGAAACTTCTCTATAGCCTTTTTCTTTCTGGTGGATATAGCTATCTTGGTAAGTTTACCTACGCTGGACAGGAGGTCAGGGAGAAATTTCTACCAATTAGAACAGTCTTCTGGCTTTACCCCACAGGCTGGATTAGGTTTTCCTCAGACAGCGTCTATGACCCAGTTCATGGGCGTCTTTTAAAGACAATAGGCTCACTCACTTTGGCTGGTGAAGGCAAGAGTATAACTTTGGGTAGAACCATGGAAAGAAATTATGATGGAAGTAAGCTCAACGACCAGTATAACCTGTCCGCTTTCGCTCTATTATTTAAAAATATGAACCTGTCCTTTAGTCTCATAAGGGACAACAGAATAAACAAGGACCTTCAAAGACAAATAGGTTTGGATTACAGGGGTGCTTGCTGGAGTCTTGGTCTTTTGTTAAGGGACATATATGACGGCACAAGGAAAACCTACATCAAAGAGGTCTTTCTCGCCTTCAATATCTTTGACCTGCAAAGGTTCACAGTGCCTCTGAAAAGGTAA
- a CDS encoding SDH family Clp fold serine proteinase has product MEQPYYNPFFFLLNFLWFFLLLVFFFLPFWKRMLLSKARESLIRQLEEKRGSRVITLIHRQESLGFFGIPIFRYINIEDSEQVLRAIRMTPPDMPIDLIVHTPGGLALAATQIANALVRHKGSVRVIVPHYAMSGGTLLALASDEIVMDPNAVLGPVDPQIGQMPAASILKVLQQKELKEIEDQTLIMADIAQKAIEQMRSYLVWLLTQNGMEEQKAKHIAEELATGKYTHDYPLTVEYLKSLGLNVSTEVPEEVYALMELFPQPMGSQVPSVQYIPVPYRTSHGGKH; this is encoded by the coding sequence ATGGAGCAACCTTACTACAATCCTTTCTTTTTTCTTCTTAACTTCCTGTGGTTTTTCTTGCTGTTGGTTTTTTTCTTTTTGCCCTTTTGGAAAAGGATGCTCCTTTCAAAGGCAAGGGAGTCCCTTATTAGACAGCTGGAGGAAAAGAGGGGTAGCAGAGTTATAACCCTTATACACAGGCAGGAAAGTCTTGGCTTTTTTGGCATTCCCATCTTCCGATACATAAACATAGAGGACTCTGAGCAGGTGCTAAGAGCCATAAGGATGACGCCACCAGATATGCCCATAGACCTCATAGTGCATACTCCAGGTGGTCTTGCCCTTGCAGCTACGCAAATTGCCAACGCCCTTGTAAGGCACAAAGGTTCCGTAAGGGTAATTGTGCCTCACTATGCCATGTCCGGTGGAACCTTGCTGGCTTTGGCTTCCGATGAAATTGTGATGGACCCCAATGCGGTGCTGGGACCAGTGGACCCCCAGATAGGTCAGATGCCTGCTGCGTCCATCTTGAAGGTGCTTCAGCAAAAGGAGCTAAAGGAAATAGAAGACCAAACCCTCATTATGGCAGATATAGCCCAGAAAGCCATAGAGCAGATGAGGTCTTACCTTGTGTGGCTTTTGACACAAAACGGCATGGAGGAGCAAAAAGCAAAGCACATAGCAGAGGAGCTTGCCACTGGCAAATACACCCATGACTATCCTCTGACTGTGGAATACCTCAAAAGCCTTGGACTAAATGTAAGCACAGAAGTGCCAGAGGAGGTTTATGCCCTCATGGAGCTCTTCCCACAGCCTATGGGCTCGCAGGTTCCTTCGGTGCAATACATACCTGTGCCCTATAGAACAAGTCATGGAGGCAAGCATTGA
- the rpe gene encoding ribulose-phosphate 3-epimerase, whose translation MKLLAPSILSADFWELGKQVMACVEGGADLIHFDVMDGHFVPNITFGPVLLESIKRHCPLPLDAHLMIENPDRYIPDFVKAGADMVSVHIENTPHIHRTLELIKSLGAKAGVVINPGTPLGALEEALHYADFVLLMSVNPGFGGQRFIPRSIQRLRALKAMVENINPSVLIEIDGGIKEDNIVDVARAGADILVVGSGIFHSEDIKVQTKKLKDMLTFSEAL comes from the coding sequence ATGAAACTCCTTGCCCCCTCTATCCTCTCAGCGGACTTTTGGGAACTTGGAAAGCAGGTAATGGCATGCGTAGAAGGCGGTGCGGACCTTATACACTTTGATGTAATGGACGGGCACTTTGTGCCAAATATTACCTTTGGTCCCGTGCTATTAGAGAGCATAAAAAGGCACTGCCCCCTGCCCTTGGATGCCCATCTTATGATAGAAAACCCAGACAGGTATATACCAGACTTTGTAAAGGCTGGTGCGGATATGGTAAGCGTCCACATAGAAAACACACCCCATATACACAGAACCCTTGAGCTTATAAAGAGCCTTGGAGCAAAGGCAGGCGTGGTTATAAACCCTGGTACTCCCCTTGGAGCTTTGGAGGAGGCACTTCATTACGCAGACTTTGTGCTTTTGATGTCCGTAAACCCAGGCTTTGGCGGGCAGAGGTTTATCCCAAGGTCCATACAAAGGCTAAGGGCTCTGAAAGCCATGGTGGAGAACATAAACCCATCAGTGCTCATAGAAATAGACGGCGGTATAAAGGAGGACAACATTGTAGATGTAGCAAGGGCTGGTGCGGACATATTGGTGGTAGGCTCTGGCATATTTCATTCAGAAGACATAAAGGTACAAACCAAGAAATTGAAAGATATGCTTACCTTTTCAGAGGCACTGTGA
- the rplB gene encoding 50S ribosomal protein L2 — MGVRKLKPVTNGQRHAVLYDFSEITKSEPEKSLLVHWHRAKGRSRQQGKITSRGRGGGNKRRYRLIDFKRDKSLVPAKVVAIEYDPNRSARIALLQYADGEKRYILWPEGLKVGDTVLSISYEDAEKGKELPEIKVGNALPLKYMPVGTVVHNVELHPGKGGQIARSAGMSAQILGKVGDYVQLRMPSGEIRLVHQRCMATVGVVGLAEHELVKYGKAGRYRWLGWRPKVRGTAMNPVDHPHGGGEGKTKGKHPESPWGWKTKGYKTRRGKKYSDNFILVSRKGKPLRGGVK, encoded by the coding sequence ATGGGTGTAAGGAAGTTAAAGCCTGTTACCAACGGTCAGAGACATGCGGTTCTGTATGACTTTTCTGAGATTACTAAGTCTGAGCCAGAAAAGTCCCTGCTTGTGCATTGGCATAGGGCAAAGGGAAGGTCCCGTCAGCAGGGCAAGATAACCTCAAGGGGCAGAGGCGGTGGCAACAAGAGAAGATACAGGCTCATTGACTTCAAAAGGGACAAAAGCCTTGTCCCTGCAAAGGTGGTTGCCATAGAGTATGACCCTAATAGGTCTGCACGCATAGCATTGCTCCAGTATGCGGATGGCGAAAAGAGGTATATTCTTTGGCCTGAGGGGCTAAAGGTAGGAGACACGGTTTTGTCCATCTCTTACGAAGATGCAGAAAAGGGCAAGGAGCTTCCCGAAATAAAGGTAGGCAATGCCTTGCCTCTTAAGTATATGCCTGTGGGAACAGTGGTTCACAACGTGGAACTTCATCCCGGCAAGGGTGGGCAGATAGCTAGGTCTGCGGGCATGTCTGCCCAGATATTGGGTAAAGTGGGAGATTATGTCCAGCTTAGGATGCCCTCTGGTGAGATAAGGCTTGTTCACCAAAGGTGTATGGCAACGGTGGGTGTTGTGGGTCTTGCGGAGCACGAGCTTGTGAAGTATGGAAAAGCTGGCAGATACAGGTGGCTTGGTTGGAGACCAAAGGTTAGAGGAACTGCTATGAACCCTGTTGACCACCCTCACGGTGGTGGTGAAGGAAAGACAAAGGGTAAACATCCAGAGTCTCCCTGGGGTTGGAAAACAAAGGGCTACAAAACCAGAAGGGGCAAGAAGTATTCTGATAACTTTATACTGGTATCAAGAAAGGGTAAGCCTCTCAGAGGAGGTGTTAAGTAA
- the rpsS gene encoding 30S ribosomal protein S19 — translation MWDEYRRLVNKKAWVDPKLWTRIKKMNQTGDRKVIKTYSRDTTIIPEFVGHTIAVHNGKTFVPVYITSEMVGHKLGEFAPTRTFKGHPEKSAKATKKK, via the coding sequence GTGTGGGACGAATACAGAAGGCTGGTAAACAAGAAAGCATGGGTAGACCCAAAACTCTGGACAAGGATAAAGAAGATGAACCAGACTGGCGATAGGAAGGTGATAAAAACCTACAGCAGGGACACCACCATAATCCCTGAGTTTGTAGGACACACCATAGCGGTGCATAACGGGAAAACTTTTGTCCCAGTTTATATAACCTCAGAGATGGTGGGTCATAAGCTGGGTGAGTTTGCTCCCACGAGAACCTTTAAGGGTCACCCAGAAAAGTCCGCAAAGGCTACAAAGAAGAAGTGA
- the rpsQ gene encoding 30S ribosomal protein S17 — MRRKELVGYVVSDKMDKTVVVKVDRREAHPLYKKHIIKSKKYHAHDPNNECRVGDLVVIRETRPLSKTKRWVVVKILQRAKSPEEALKE, encoded by the coding sequence CTGAGAAGAAAAGAGCTTGTGGGTTATGTGGTGAGTGATAAGATGGATAAAACGGTGGTGGTGAAGGTGGATAGAAGGGAAGCCCATCCCCTTTACAAAAAGCACATAATAAAGAGTAAAAAATATCATGCCCACGACCCCAACAACGAGTGCAGGGTTGGAGACCTGGTGGTTATAAGAGAAACAAGACCCCTCTCAAAGACCAAGAGGTGGGTGGTGGTAAAGATACTTCAGAGGGCAAAATCTCCTGAGGAGGCACTAAAAGAGTAA
- the rplV gene encoding 50S ribosomal protein L22: MEARAVLRYAKVSPTKARQVLRVIQGMKAGDALYQLRFIPKKSARIVESVLKSALANAEQKGMDLEKLYIQKAVADEGPMYKKWLPRAHGRATMLRKRTSHITLVLQEKEED; the protein is encoded by the coding sequence ATGGAAGCAAGGGCTGTTTTGAGGTATGCGAAGGTCTCGCCTACAAAGGCAAGACAGGTGCTAAGGGTTATTCAAGGCATGAAAGCAGGGGACGCCCTCTACCAGCTTAGGTTCATACCCAAAAAGTCCGCGCGCATAGTGGAGAGCGTCCTAAAAAGTGCTCTCGCCAACGCAGAACAAAAGGGTATGGACTTGGAAAAGCTATACATTCAAAAGGCTGTGGCGGACGAGGGTCCTATGTATAAAAAGTGGCTTCCAAGAGCCCATGGAAGGGCTACTATGTTAAGAAAAAGAACCTCTCACATAACCCTTGTGCTTCAGGAAAAGGAGGAAGACTAA
- the rpsC gene encoding 30S ribosomal protein S3, with protein MGQKTHPIGFRVGVIRDWTSKWFASKRDYTQLLHEDIRIKEYIKKRYASAGISKVVVERMVDKVKVRVLASRPGIIIGRKGAEVEQLKKDIEYITRGKDVVITVDEVRVPELDAQLVAEEIALQIERRVSHRRAMKRAIDNAFKAGAKGVKVQVKGRIGGAELARAEWFLVGRMPLQTLRADIDYGYAVAQTKYGVLGIKVWIYKGDVLKGGKEEIVKKIEEDLKKAEKEV; from the coding sequence ATGGGTCAGAAAACTCATCCCATAGGTTTTAGGGTTGGAGTTATAAGGGACTGGACTTCCAAATGGTTTGCTAGCAAAAGGGACTACACCCAGCTCCTACATGAGGACATAAGGATAAAAGAATACATAAAGAAAAGGTATGCCTCCGCAGGGATATCAAAGGTGGTTGTAGAGAGGATGGTGGACAAGGTCAAGGTGAGGGTTCTTGCCTCAAGACCGGGTATCATCATAGGTAGAAAGGGTGCGGAGGTGGAGCAGTTAAAGAAGGATATAGAATACATAACTCGTGGTAAAGACGTGGTTATAACCGTGGATGAGGTGAGGGTCCCAGAGTTAGACGCACAGCTTGTGGCGGAAGAGATAGCACTTCAGATAGAGAGAAGGGTATCTCACAGAAGAGCTATGAAAAGAGCAATAGACAACGCCTTCAAGGCGGGTGCAAAGGGCGTAAAGGTTCAGGTAAAGGGTAGGATAGGTGGTGCAGAGCTTGCAAGGGCGGAGTGGTTTCTTGTAGGAAGGATGCCTCTGCAAACCTTGAGGGCGGATATAGATTACGGTTATGCGGTAGCACAGACCAAGTATGGGGTGCTTGGTATAAAGGTGTGGATATACAAGGGAGATGTGCTAAAGGGTGGTAAGGAAGAGATAGTTAAAAAGATAGAGGAAGACCTCAAGAAGGCTGAGAAGGAGGTATAA
- a CDS encoding homoserine dehydrogenase, whose product MKVRVGIVGCGVVGTGVVELLLKNAQTIRKRTGIELELSKVADRDWGRPRHFHVPEALRTQNYKEVIENSHIVVELVGGKGFAKELIREALQAGKHVVTANKHLLAEEGEELFSLAQERGLHIGFEASVGGGIPIVKAIRECLVGNNIKAIYGILNGTTNYILTRMLQEDVDFERALKEAQEKGYAEADPSLDIDGWDSAHKIAILSFIAFGSFLPFSRIHVEGIRNIDLLDVELGKELGYTLKLLAIAKKRGEELEVRVHPTFLPEEDPLAKVSDVFNAIMVEGDFVGKTMFYGRGAGSHPTASAVVSDIVDIACRLQSGQVCTYPINWEDKRIELTEDFYSRYYLRFDVPDRPGVLASIAKVLADHHISIASVLQKEKVCKLAGREGEHIVPLVVLTHKAYESSMRRALQEVQTLPVVMGKPILIRVEEEAE is encoded by the coding sequence TTGAAGGTCCGTGTGGGTATTGTGGGTTGCGGTGTGGTGGGCACGGGCGTGGTGGAGCTCCTCCTTAAAAACGCACAGACCATAAGAAAAAGGACTGGCATAGAGCTGGAGCTTTCAAAGGTAGCGGATAGGGACTGGGGCAGACCAAGACATTTCCATGTGCCGGAGGCACTCAGAACACAGAACTACAAAGAGGTTATTGAAAACTCCCACATAGTGGTAGAACTTGTGGGAGGAAAGGGTTTTGCGAAAGAATTGATAAGAGAGGCATTGCAAGCGGGCAAGCATGTGGTGACTGCTAACAAGCACCTCCTTGCGGAGGAAGGTGAAGAGCTTTTTAGCCTTGCTCAAGAAAGAGGTCTGCATATAGGCTTTGAGGCCTCTGTAGGCGGTGGCATACCTATTGTGAAGGCAATTAGAGAGTGCCTTGTGGGCAACAACATAAAAGCCATTTACGGCATACTTAACGGCACCACCAACTACATACTTACAAGGATGCTTCAGGAGGATGTGGACTTTGAAAGGGCTTTAAAGGAGGCTCAAGAAAAGGGATACGCAGAGGCGGACCCATCCCTTGACATAGACGGTTGGGACAGTGCCCATAAAATAGCCATACTATCCTTTATAGCCTTTGGTAGCTTTTTACCTTTCTCTCGTATCCATGTGGAGGGCATAAGGAACATTGACCTTTTGGATGTGGAACTTGGAAAAGAGCTGGGCTATACTCTTAAACTCCTTGCCATAGCAAAAAAGAGAGGAGAGGAGCTTGAAGTAAGGGTCCACCCTACCTTTTTACCAGAAGAAGACCCGCTGGCAAAGGTCTCTGATGTTTTTAACGCTATTATGGTAGAGGGAGACTTTGTGGGTAAAACCATGTTTTACGGCAGGGGTGCAGGCTCTCATCCTACAGCCTCTGCGGTGGTTTCAGATATAGTGGACATAGCCTGCAGACTACAGTCGGGGCAAGTATGCACCTATCCCATAAATTGGGAAGACAAGAGGATAGAGCTGACGGAAGATTTTTACAGCCGGTATTACCTGAGGTTTGATGTGCCAGATAGACCAGGTGTGCTGGCAAGCATAGCAAAAGTCCTGGCAGACCACCACATAAGCATAGCTAGTGTCCTACAAAAGGAAAAGGTCTGCAAGCTGGCAGGAAGAGAAGGCGAACATATAGTACCGTTGGTGGTCCTAACCCACAAAGCCTACGAAAGCTCTATGCGTAGAGCCTTGCAGGAGGTGCAAACCCTGCCTGTGGTTATGGGAAAGCCTATCCTTATAAGGGTTGAGGAGGAGGCGGAATGA
- the rpmC gene encoding 50S ribosomal protein L29 encodes MKVKELKKLSLQDLLKKEEELRRELLRLRFKKKIEGLPNPMQIRNTRRDLARVLTLIREKQLRGEG; translated from the coding sequence ATGAAGGTAAAGGAGCTAAAAAAGCTTAGCCTTCAGGACCTTCTGAAGAAGGAAGAGGAATTAAGAAGGGAGCTTCTCAGGCTTAGGTTTAAGAAGAAGATAGAGGGACTGCCAAACCCTATGCAGATAAGAAATACGAGAAGGGACCTTGCAAGGGTTCTTACCCTTATAAGAGAAAAACAGCTGAGAGGTGAAGGATGA
- the rplP gene encoding 50S ribosomal protein L16 — protein sequence MSFLAPKKTKFRKSQRGTLKGKANRGNKVSFGEYGIQALESCWLTQRQIEAGRIALVRALRKGAKVWIQVFPDKPYTKKPNEVRMGGGKGDPEGFVAVVRPGKILYEFSGVPEEVAEEAHRLVDAKLPIKTRLVKAGGVK from the coding sequence ATGTCTTTTCTTGCTCCAAAGAAGACAAAGTTTAGAAAAAGCCAGAGAGGCACTTTAAAGGGAAAAGCAAACAGGGGCAATAAGGTCTCCTTTGGTGAATACGGCATACAAGCTCTGGAGTCCTGCTGGCTCACCCAGAGGCAGATAGAGGCCGGCAGAATAGCCTTAGTGAGGGCTCTCAGAAAGGGTGCAAAGGTATGGATACAGGTATTTCCGGATAAGCCCTACACGAAGAAGCCTAACGAGGTTCGTATGGGTGGTGGAAAGGGCGACCCAGAGGGCTTTGTGGCAGTGGTTAGACCCGGAAAGATACTTTATGAGTTCTCTGGCGTCCCAGAAGAGGTGGCAGAAGAAGCCCACAGACTTGTAGATGCAAAACTACCCATAAAGACAAGGCTTGTGAAGGCTGGAGGTGTGAAGTGA